ATTACGGCCATCTACGGTGTAGGTAAACGATATCATTCTCAATTTGCCCAAGTCCGCTTCGCCATTCGCGCCTATCTCAAAGCCATACGTTTTGATAAATTCATCTATACGGCTAGACAAATTGATATCCGCGCTAATCACTGCGTTGAGCGGAGCTGAAAACAACTCTTCAAGTCCTGCTGCTGAATCTTCGTAAAAACTCATAATAGATATCTGGTTTATTTCTTAAGGGTGTTAAGTAATGCCGCATGCATAAGCATGCTTAGTAAACTCCGAGTTGCCCCGCATCTCCATTTCAACCCGGAGTCTGGTGTTATGAAAAGAGTGGGCATTCCTTCGAATGCCCGATAGGTGTCACATGGTATTCATTCGTTAATCTTCATTTGCATTGCAACTTTCCATCATCTTCATTCTCAGAAAGTCGCCGACTGCTTTGCTTTATCAAGCGGCGCTATCGCTATTGTTTTTGGAGGATACATTTTTCAATGAAAGCACCAATTTTGCTTTCTGAATCGAGCTGTCCGGAAGCTCTTGCAACTTGTTCTCATCAAGAGTAATGCTCATTCCTTTGTAAATAATCGTATTTACATTCAATTTAAAAGCATTGGCTCTGTCTCCCATATTCAGGTAAATACTCCCAAAACCTGTACTTTCGTACACAGGCTTGATTTTGTCATCATCAAGCAATACTTCCGTGACAGACTCTTCCAGCAAAGTGTAAGTGCCAATGTCTTGCAATAAGCTTACTGGTATCGACGTCGGATCCAAGTTCAACTTCAATGCATTGACGAACTTAGTCTCAAACAAGCCCAATATCGGCTGCACAAATCTTCCATCCTTAAGTCTTGCGATGATCTCGTCCTTTTCGACCTCAGAACCGATAGAAGAATTGTTTCTGACATGCGTTTCGATATGGGTGAAAATATTGTCGATATGCGCTTCAGCTTCATCCTCAATAGCATGATATATTCGCACATAATCCACAGCTTTGATCTGCGGCGCGTCATAGCCCTCTTGGTAAGCGTAACAGAAGTCTAAAGTGACTTCCTTCACTTCCGCCACAGGTATGGGAAACAAGCGATCCTTGATACTAGCATGCTTGTCTGCCGAAAATTTATAGGATTCGTACTGGGCCAGCGCTAATCCTTCCAAAATATTGGATACTACGTTTTCGATTGTCATAATTTTAATATTGAAAGTCTGAAATAGAATAAAACGGACAGGCATCAGCTATTAAGATGCTTGCATTCCCGATAGAGCAATTAAATATCAGGGACAAACGCCCTCCTCACATAAGGAAGACGTTTATTTTAAGAGGTTTATTCACCTCCACCACCTCCATTAGCTTCTGGAGCGACGCCGTTTAAGTATATTTTACCACTTTCTTTCAAGTCACCCATTGATAACTCAAAAGGAACTTCTATACTAATATCACCACTAGCTGTATAGCTACCAGAAATATCAAACTCAACGCGACCTTTGCTATCCGTTTCCAAAGGATCTGTTGGAGCTGGAAGAGTTACTTTTGCATCTCCAGCATCAGTCAATCCAGTATAAGTCAAAGTCACACCCTCGCCAGCAGCGTACAACCCAGTTCCATTCATTGCTTGCACTTTTAGCTTACCACTAAAGTTACCTCCTGCAAACTCAGAGATCACCAAGTCTTCGAATATGAAGTCTCCATCCTTAGACACTCCAGTGATACTTTGCTGCAATATGTTCAAGACAGCCGACATACCTGAAGGCATATCCGATTGGCTTGCGTGCACATTGACATCCATAGTGTATTCCACCGAATACTTGGACTCTGAAGAAGCTTTTGAGTCTTTCTTGCTTGAGTAGTTGGCTCCGAAGCTTGACTTGATACTG
The Aureibacter tunicatorum DNA segment above includes these coding regions:
- a CDS encoding DUF2589 domain-containing protein yields the protein MAIDTTPSTVATNALQAIPFSSLIGGPLDAAISAQAQAAKTSWEFIEHVGLNENKDTGQKEAVNVTFMYNKDGKMTKLIVPILTIVPIPYIAVDEININFKANISASSSSVSSSSSSVASSGSVKGTMKAGWGPFSIKSSFGANYSSKKDSKASSESKYSVEYTMDVNVHASQSDMPSGMSAVLNILQQSITGVSKDGDFIFEDLVISEFAGGNFSGKLKVQAMNGTGLYAAGEGVTLTYTGLTDAGDAKVTLPAPTDPLETDSKGRVEFDISGSYTASGDISIEVPFELSMGDLKESGKIYLNGVAPEANGGGGGE